The following proteins come from a genomic window of Dermacentor albipictus isolate Rhodes 1998 colony chromosome 8, USDA_Dalb.pri_finalv2, whole genome shotgun sequence:
- the LOC139049217 gene encoding uncharacterized protein, with product MGNQRWSFDEHAAPPSWTRPEVFSNTNKQKWQQTSTTPYDTAVHESETIGETRKKKLRGQRYCCVFKCHNQEGYDSSVSFYTFPSKPYELERRQRWIQAVRRAGPDGKPWQPNANTRICSRHFFGNAKSNCMHHPAYVPKIFPSAYRCTVPCDPSAPTERYNRLAGGLYQQQSCLEPPNGHSSLELVEYNLEEEHIEALDLTAQKTGNSVEMFSFITPAGNLPCLSHRAPGPDSRVCFFGGFDTVSLTPGAVRDLCGVSDNVFSLLLSLLPHTRDKGTDHGVPFSAIAVIFGIHETTAARTFHAVLGTLAGATRNWIYKPHMQVTRDTRPECFKVNYPDCTLIVDCTEVRTETPSEVRQQHVLYSTYKSGFTLKFLVAIAPSGLIVFKSKSYGGRCSDTQIVLESGFLEIIGQHDVILADKGFPGILAGVAGKSAVLIMPPFSTGNQPFSPAELQETYNVAQVRVHVERVIQRIKTHGILEHRIPVSLIPAMSEIFHMCCILANLQSPIIQRNTK from the exons ATGGGGAACCAGCGTTGGAGTTTCGACGAACATGCAGCGCCGCCCTCTTGGACGCGGCCGGAAGTTTTCAgtaatacaaacaaacagaaatggCAGCAAACGTCAACGACACCATACGACACCGCGGTGCATGAAAGTGAAACCATAGGTGAAACGCGGAAAAAGAAACTTCGAGGCCAGCGGTATTGCTGTGTTTTTAAGTGCCACAACCAAGAAGGCTATGATAGCAGCGTGTCTTTTTACACATTCCCTTCAAAGCCGTACGAGTTAGAGCGGCGGCAACGTTGGATACAAGCTGTTCGACGTGCTGG GCCTGACGGCAAGCCATGGCAGCCGAATGCGAACACCAGAATATGCAGCCGGCACTTCTTCGGCAATGCAAAGAGTAATTGCATGCACCATCCCGCCTACGTGCCAAAAATTTTTCCTTCAGCATACCGCTGCACGGTTCCATGCGACCCTTCGGCACCAACAGAGCGTTACAACCG TTTGGCTGGAGGCTTGTATCAGCAGCAGTCATGCCTTGAACCGCCAAATGGACACAGTAGCCTGGAGCTG GTTGAATACAATCTTGAAGAGGAGCACATTGAGGCATTAGACCTTACAGCGCAAAAG acaggcaattctgtcgaaatgtttagcttcataaCACCAGCAGGAAATTTGCCATGCCTATCGCACCGTGCTCCAGGACCAGACTCTAGGGTTTGCTTTTTTGGGGGATTCGACACAGTTTCCTTAACACCCGGTGCAGTGAGAGATCTCTGTGGCGTTTCAGACAATGTTTTCTCGCTCCTGTTAAGTCTCCTGCCTCACACGAGAGATAAGGGTACTGAT CACGGAGTGCCTTTTAGTGCAATTGCAGTAATTTTTGGCATTCATGAAACAACAGCAGCACGAACGTTTCATGCAGTTCTGGGCACGCTTGCGGGTGCTACAAGAAATTGGATATATAAGCCACATATGCAAGTGACACGGGATACACGTCCAGAGTGTTTTAAGGTCAACTATCCTGACTGCACACTCATTGTCGATTGCACTGAAGTGCGCACAGAAACACCATCAGAGGTGAGGCAACAACATGTCCTCTACTCCACGTACAAAAGTGGCTTTACATTGAAATTTTTAGTTGCGATTGCCCCCTCTGGCCTCATTGTATTCAAGTCCAAATCCTATGGTGGGCGTTGCTCAGACACACAAATCGTGCTGGAATCAGGATTCCTTGAAATAATTGGTCAGCATGATGTTATTCTTGCTGATAAGGGTTTTCCTGGAATACTAGCAGGTGTAGCAGGTAAAAGTGCCGTACTGATTATGCCACCATTCTCAACTGGCAACCAGCCTTTCTCACCTGCAGAACTGCAAGAAACATACAATGTTGCTCAAGTGCGCGTGCATGTAGAGAGAGTGATACAGCGCATAAAAACTCATGGAATTTTGGAGCACCGTATTCCTGTCAGTTTGATTCCTGCCATGAGTGAAATTTTTCATATGTGCTGCATTTTGGCAAATCTGCAAAGTCCAATAATTCAAAGGAACACAAAGTAA